From one Candidatus Zixiibacteriota bacterium genomic stretch:
- a CDS encoding energy-coupling factor transporter ATPase produces the protein MIELENVTFRYREDARPALKSVSLRVNDGETVCVMGANGSGKSTLAKLLAGLVEPQQGQVRISRISSRAIPVGIIFQNPDNQMVAVTVEKELAFALENLGYSQEKMETAITGALATFNLTHLRRRLTTELSGGEKQRVALASVMIFEPDVLVLDEPDSFLDEQGKSALREELENIRRRQPRVIQIHITQYPQIARLYKRLVVFSEGEVAADGDPADIFRRTEFCERVGLRFPISEGKRIVVPHRSDIQAMRKQPSVVTIESDVLGFRYSENGHIIRNLSFDVAAGEAVGIVGLSGSGKSTLGNLLCGLLTPTDGGVSYLDRNGQPVDISAVAGRVTGVFQQPEKQFFLPTCSEEMAFGPMNLGRRLSREQQIALFAMVGLDASKFADRDPFTLSGGEKRRLAFAVVLSMRPDFVVFDEPTCGLDPEGVGRFILMAGELKKMGVGLVIISHDGDVIKSLADKVVYLRNDASNLVMPRTDFFANPDYCKIVSPVGQLSMSKN, from the coding sequence ATGATAGAGCTTGAAAACGTTACCTTTCGCTATCGGGAAGACGCCCGCCCGGCCCTCAAGAGTGTGTCGCTCAGAGTGAATGACGGTGAGACGGTCTGTGTGATGGGGGCCAACGGGTCCGGCAAGTCGACTCTGGCGAAGCTTCTGGCGGGGCTGGTGGAGCCCCAGCAGGGGCAGGTAAGGATATCTCGCATCAGCTCCAGGGCAATCCCGGTTGGAATCATCTTTCAGAATCCCGATAATCAGATGGTGGCTGTAACGGTGGAGAAGGAACTCGCTTTCGCGCTTGAGAACCTGGGGTATTCGCAGGAGAAAATGGAGACCGCCATCACGGGTGCTCTGGCGACTTTCAACCTCACGCACCTTCGCCGCCGCCTCACCACGGAGCTTTCCGGTGGTGAGAAACAGCGGGTGGCGCTGGCGTCGGTGATGATATTCGAGCCCGATGTTCTGGTTCTCGATGAGCCGGATTCGTTTCTTGACGAGCAGGGGAAATCAGCGCTTCGCGAGGAATTGGAGAATATCCGGCGTCGTCAGCCCCGGGTGATACAGATTCATATCACCCAGTATCCGCAGATAGCCCGACTCTATAAGAGGCTCGTTGTTTTCAGTGAAGGTGAAGTTGCGGCTGACGGTGATCCGGCGGACATATTCCGCAGGACGGAATTCTGCGAGAGAGTGGGGCTGCGGTTTCCGATATCCGAAGGCAAGCGCATCGTAGTTCCACACCGCAGCGATATTCAGGCAATGCGAAAACAACCGTCGGTTGTGACAATAGAATCCGATGTTCTTGGCTTCCGATACTCCGAAAACGGACACATCATCCGCAATCTGAGTTTTGACGTCGCCGCGGGTGAGGCGGTCGGCATTGTGGGATTATCGGGATCGGGCAAGAGCACGCTGGGCAATTTGCTCTGCGGCCTGCTGACTCCTACGGATGGGGGCGTTTCGTACCTGGATCGCAACGGTCAGCCGGTTGATATCAGCGCCGTTGCCGGGCGGGTCACCGGGGTTTTTCAGCAGCCGGAAAAACAGTTTTTTCTTCCCACATGCTCGGAAGAAATGGCTTTCGGTCCGATGAATCTCGGTCGCAGGCTCAGCAGAGAACAGCAGATAGCGCTGTTCGCTATGGTCGGGCTGGACGCCAGCAAGTTCGCCGACCGTGATCCTTTTACGCTGTCGGGTGGGGAGAAGAGGCGGCTTGCTTTCGCGGTGGTGCTTTCGATGCGGCCCGATTTTGTTGTCTTCGATGAACCAACCTGCGGGCTGGACCCCGAAGGGGTGGGGAGATTTATTCTGATGGCCGGAGAGTTAAAGAAGATGGGTGTGGGGCTGGTTATAATATCACATGATGGAGATGTGATTAAGTCGCTGGCTGACAAAGTCGTGTATCTTCGCAACGATGCCAGCAACCTGGTGATGCCGAGAACGGATTTCTTTGCCAATCCGGATTACTGCAAAATCGTTTCGCCAGTCGGCCAATTGTCGATGTCCAAAAATTAG
- a CDS encoding glycosyltransferase family 2 protein: MSQVSHKTISVIIVTHNSCPALSFSLTALKRGMAEIPSELIVVDNDSHDDSVEIVREIFPEARVLENDTNAGFARACNQGAKVAVGDYLLFHNPDLEIDSPAITEMLGVFAAREQVGAVAGRMRFPDGSFQPTCRNFPTWQNVIFSRGSAFSRLFGETRGYTLDDFSQVTEVPSVAGTLMMVERELFLSLGGFDERFFLYMEDTDLCLRLNRGGYRNYFVPEAGGVHLWGKGSDEGNFRRRWHHHLSVWKYFIKHFPNGFSLFILPVVLSANFILTSLISGSEGQSRE; encoded by the coding sequence TTGTCACAAGTAAGTCATAAGACAATATCGGTTATCATCGTCACCCACAACTCCTGTCCGGCCCTGAGTTTTAGCCTGACCGCCTTAAAACGCGGGATGGCTGAGATTCCGTCCGAGTTAATCGTTGTGGACAATGATTCACACGATGATTCCGTTGAAATTGTCCGCGAAATATTTCCTGAGGCGCGCGTTCTCGAAAACGACACAAACGCCGGTTTCGCGCGGGCCTGTAATCAGGGAGCAAAAGTGGCAGTGGGGGATTATCTTCTGTTTCACAATCCAGATCTTGAGATTGACTCTCCCGCTATTACGGAAATGCTGGGGGTATTTGCGGCACGAGAGCAGGTCGGAGCGGTAGCGGGGAGGATGCGTTTCCCTGACGGTAGCTTCCAGCCCACCTGTCGCAATTTCCCGACCTGGCAAAATGTCATTTTTTCCCGGGGATCGGCCTTTTCCCGGTTATTTGGCGAAACGCGTGGTTATACTCTCGATGATTTTTCGCAAGTGACCGAAGTGCCGTCGGTGGCGGGCACGCTTATGATGGTCGAGCGGGAGCTGTTTTTGTCTCTCGGTGGGTTCGATGAACGTTTCTTTCTGTATATGGAAGACACCGATCTTTGTCTGCGATTAAACCGCGGCGGCTATCGTAATTACTTTGTTCCGGAGGCGGGCGGTGTGCACCTGTGGGGAAAAGGCAGCGATGAGGGTAATTTCAGACGGCGCTGGCATCACCACCTGTCGGTCTGGAAATATTTCATTAAACATTTCCCCAACGGGTTTTCGTTGTTTATCTTGCCCGTTGTTCTGAGTGCTAATTTTATCCTGACATCGCTGATCTCCGGGTCAGAGGGTCAAAGCAGAGAGTGA
- a CDS encoding glycosyltransferase family 2 protein, with the protein MSSPEKYNFIVSTIVPALNEEGNIDELCRQYDEMLKAAPFESELVFVDDGSTDGTLDKIKQAAQRYSFVRFASHQRNRGLTEALQTGFSTARGDVFVFYPADLQYRPEDIPRLVQPIAEGADLSTGWKQGRYKKWFVSGIYNWISRKIFNLKVHDLNAVKAFRREVVKQIFLRRDWHRYLVVLAANEGFHIEEVPITLYERQWGTSKFSIWRVPIGVLDMVAVKFQITFLRKPLLFFGLIGSACFVLGSLVGLWAIYLKYWLGETQLPLLYLVILLVGLGFGLFLMGFMAEGQTAIKEEVGDLRRKLQKLTENKQNTSK; encoded by the coding sequence TTGTCATCCCCGGAAAAATATAACTTCATTGTTTCCACCATCGTGCCGGCTCTCAACGAGGAGGGCAATATTGATGAGTTGTGCCGTCAGTATGACGAAATGCTGAAGGCCGCGCCGTTTGAGTCGGAGCTGGTGTTTGTCGATGACGGCTCAACCGATGGTACGCTGGACAAGATTAAACAGGCGGCGCAGAGGTATAGCTTTGTCCGCTTTGCCAGTCACCAGCGCAATCGGGGACTAACCGAGGCGCTTCAGACCGGATTTTCGACCGCGCGCGGGGACGTTTTCGTGTTCTACCCGGCAGATCTCCAGTATCGCCCGGAGGATATCCCCCGGTTGGTTCAACCGATAGCTGAGGGGGCAGACCTGAGCACCGGATGGAAGCAGGGGAGATATAAGAAATGGTTTGTTTCGGGCATCTATAACTGGATTTCCCGCAAGATATTCAATCTGAAGGTTCACGACCTGAACGCTGTCAAGGCGTTTCGCAGGGAAGTGGTCAAGCAGATATTTTTGCGCAGAGACTGGCATCGCTATCTTGTCGTGTTGGCGGCGAATGAAGGCTTCCATATCGAAGAGGTCCCGATTACGCTTTATGAACGTCAGTGGGGGACGAGCAAGTTTTCTATCTGGCGGGTTCCGATCGGGGTGCTGGACATGGTGGCGGTGAAATTCCAGATAACTTTCCTTCGCAAGCCGCTTTTGTTTTTCGGATTGATTGGTTCAGCGTGCTTTGTGCTGGGATCCCTGGTCGGGCTGTGGGCGATTTATCTAAAGTACTGGCTGGGCGAGACGCAGCTACCGCTTTTGTACCTGGTAATTTTGCTGGTCGGCCTCGGATTCGGTTTGTTCCTGATGGGATTCATGGCCGAGGGCCAGACGGCTATCAAAGAGGAAGTGGGCGATTTGCGACGGAAACTTCAAAAACTCACTGAAAACAAACAGAACACATCGAAATAA
- a CDS encoding RNA-binding protein codes for MNIYIGNLSFDTTEEQLRQAFQGFGEVSTVNIIKDKYSGEPRGFAFVEMNGKSEAIAAIAGLNGQELNGRALNVNEAKPRTDNGGNRGGNKYRKQY; via the coding sequence ATGAATATCTACATCGGAAACTTGTCGTTCGATACGACAGAAGAACAATTACGCCAGGCCTTTCAGGGTTTTGGCGAAGTCTCAACCGTCAACATCATTAAAGACAAATACAGCGGAGAGCCGAGAGGTTTCGCTTTTGTAGAGATGAACGGCAAGAGTGAAGCGATTGCCGCTATCGCAGGACTGAATGGTCAGGAGTTGAACGGCCGCGCGTTGAATGTCAACGAGGCCAAGCCGCGTACCGATAACGGCGGCAACCGCGGCGGCAACAAATACCGCAAACAGTACTAA
- a CDS encoding aspartate carbamoyltransferase catalytic subunit, producing MSRLHSRHLLGLEDVPKEDISLILKTTDSFREVIDRTIKKVPTLRGITVLNLFYEPSTRTRISFELAEKRLSADTVNFSTSTSSVKKGESLRDTVQNIEAMKIDMVVVRHSSSGAPYYLTKCMDANIINAGDGAHEHPTQALLDMYTIFKKYGKLEGLRVVLVGDVKHSRVIRSNIWGLKTMRASVALCGPSTLLPYEAEKFGCDMYTKMDEALDGADVVNVMRIQLERQQSGLFPSQREYTNLFGLNKDRLRLLNKNYTVMHPGPMNRGVEITSEVADGANSVILEQVTNGQAVRMAVLYLLSGRKEEGE from the coding sequence ATGAGTCGCCTTCATTCACGTCACCTGCTGGGTCTCGAGGATGTACCCAAGGAAGATATATCGCTTATTTTGAAGACCACAGACTCGTTTCGCGAGGTTATTGACCGGACGATCAAGAAGGTTCCGACTCTGCGCGGTATAACTGTTTTGAATCTCTTTTATGAACCATCGACACGCACGCGCATATCGTTCGAGCTGGCGGAGAAGAGGCTTTCGGCTGATACGGTCAATTTCAGCACTTCGACCTCATCGGTGAAGAAAGGCGAGTCACTTCGCGACACGGTTCAGAATATCGAGGCGATGAAAATCGATATGGTAGTCGTGCGCCACAGTTCATCGGGAGCGCCTTACTACCTGACGAAGTGTATGGATGCCAATATCATCAACGCCGGTGACGGCGCTCACGAGCACCCCACGCAGGCTCTTCTGGATATGTATACCATTTTTAAGAAGTACGGCAAGCTCGAGGGATTGAGAGTGGTGCTGGTAGGAGATGTAAAGCATTCGCGGGTGATTCGCTCCAATATCTGGGGGCTGAAGACCATGAGGGCTTCGGTCGCGCTATGCGGGCCATCGACATTGTTGCCGTACGAAGCCGAAAAATTCGGTTGTGATATGTACACGAAAATGGATGAGGCTCTGGACGGCGCCGATGTTGTCAACGTAATGCGTATCCAACTCGAGCGCCAGCAGTCGGGACTGTTTCCTTCGCAGCGCGAATACACCAACCTTTTCGGTCTCAACAAAGACCGCCTCAGGCTGCTCAACAAGAATTATACGGTGATGCATCCCGGACCGATGAATCGCGGGGTGGAAATTACCAGCGAGGTGGCCGACGGAGCCAACTCGGTGATTCTGGAGCAGGTGACCAACGGTCAGGCGGTGCGCATGGCGGTGCTTTACCTGCTGTCGGGCCGCAAGGAGGAAGGGGAATAG
- a CDS encoding MraY family glycosyltransferase — protein sequence MPVFPLLVAVVVSFVASFVVVPQVIRIGHKYNLLDLPGQHKRHTKPTPILGGVALFVSTWITVAVSYLAFSDLYSELSGSILYIFLGALLILLVGLSDDLRPLSAWTKLAAQVAAALLLYLGGLKVEFLSIPFRSVDIGSFSIVITVLWVVVLTNAINLIDGLDGLAAGVSLIGALYLVAIGQLYQVGAVLVFILVLVGFLSLFLYYNYYPAKIFLGDCGSQQLGFYFAVFSLAVPLKSFTATALYVPLLALGVPLMEMLSSMVRRSIRGKNIMQADRRHLFHYLSRMGFSRPQVVITFYLLAVIYGLFALAMFYGNRLIVFGFLVLFMVVIFVVFFILLTKFSPRKRLNGRRDET from the coding sequence GTGCCGGTTTTTCCGCTTTTGGTCGCCGTTGTCGTAAGTTTTGTTGCCAGCTTTGTGGTGGTTCCCCAGGTTATTCGAATAGGGCATAAATACAACCTGCTCGACCTTCCCGGGCAGCACAAGCGCCACACGAAACCCACCCCTATCCTTGGAGGGGTGGCTCTGTTTGTTTCCACCTGGATCACGGTTGCGGTCAGCTATCTCGCGTTTTCTGATCTGTACTCTGAGTTGTCGGGTTCGATTCTTTACATATTTCTCGGCGCTCTTCTGATATTACTGGTTGGCCTGTCGGATGACTTGAGACCGCTTTCGGCCTGGACCAAACTTGCTGCACAGGTGGCGGCGGCGCTGCTTTTGTACCTCGGCGGGTTGAAGGTCGAATTTCTGTCTATCCCGTTCAGGTCGGTGGATATTGGCTCTTTTTCGATCGTAATAACGGTTTTGTGGGTGGTTGTCCTGACCAACGCTATCAACCTGATAGATGGTCTTGATGGTTTGGCGGCGGGGGTGTCTTTGATTGGTGCTTTGTATCTGGTGGCCATAGGCCAGTTATACCAGGTCGGCGCGGTGTTGGTTTTCATACTGGTGCTGGTAGGTTTTTTGAGTTTGTTCTTGTACTACAATTACTACCCCGCAAAAATCTTTTTGGGTGATTGCGGTTCACAACAATTGGGTTTTTATTTCGCCGTTTTTTCCCTGGCGGTGCCGTTAAAGTCTTTCACGGCAACGGCTTTGTATGTGCCATTGCTGGCTTTGGGGGTGCCGCTCATGGAGATGCTTTCGTCGATGGTCAGGCGATCTATCCGTGGTAAGAACATTATGCAAGCCGACCGGCGTCACCTGTTTCATTACCTGTCGAGGATGGGGTTTTCGCGCCCCCAGGTGGTTATCACATTCTATTTGCTGGCAGTGATTTACGGGCTGTTCGCGCTGGCCATGTTCTATGGCAACCGCCTGATAGTCTTCGGGTTTTTGGTTCTTTTTATGGTTGTAATTTTCGTGGTATTCTTTATCTTATTAACCAAATTTTCTCCGCGCAAAAGGCTAAATGGGCGCAGAGATGAAACCTGA
- a CDS encoding polyprenol monophosphomannose synthase, giving the protein MSHQRALIIFPTYNERDNIEKIVHAVLPLDPRIHVLIVDDNSPDGTGDIADRLAKEESKVFVLHRQNKEGLGKAYIAGFKWAIEQKFDFIFEMDADFSHGPEYIRDFLREIQRYDLVLGSRYISGVNVINWPMSRLLLSYFANMYSRFVTGLPVRDATGGYKCFRREVLEAIDLDKVHASGYSFQIEMSMRAWKKGFKIHEIPIIFVDRVAGASKMSKKIMREAIWMVWWLRIKSIFGKLN; this is encoded by the coding sequence ATGTCTCACCAGCGTGCGTTAATCATATTCCCGACTTACAACGAGCGCGACAATATCGAAAAAATTGTCCACGCCGTATTGCCGCTGGATCCGCGTATTCACGTGTTGATTGTGGATGATAATTCTCCCGATGGTACCGGGGATATCGCGGACAGGCTGGCGAAAGAAGAATCAAAGGTATTCGTGCTGCACCGTCAGAATAAAGAAGGTCTCGGGAAGGCTTACATTGCCGGATTTAAGTGGGCTATTGAACAGAAATTCGATTTTATCTTCGAAATGGACGCTGACTTTTCACACGGCCCTGAGTATATCAGAGATTTCCTGCGGGAGATTCAACGCTACGATCTCGTGCTTGGTTCGCGGTATATATCCGGGGTTAACGTGATTAACTGGCCCATGTCACGGCTGCTTTTATCATATTTTGCCAACATGTACTCGCGTTTCGTTACGGGATTGCCGGTGAGAGACGCCACCGGCGGGTACAAGTGTTTCCGTCGCGAGGTACTGGAGGCTATCGATCTCGATAAAGTGCACGCGTCGGGATATTCATTCCAGATTGAGATGTCGATGCGGGCCTGGAAGAAGGGATTCAAGATTCACGAAATCCCGATCATCTTTGTCGATCGTGTAGCCGGGGCGTCGAAGATGTCAAAAAAGATAATGCGTGAAGCGATCTGGATGGTGTGGTGGCTTAGAATCAAGTCAATTTTCGGAAAGCTGAACTAG
- a CDS encoding GNAT family N-acetyltransferase, which translates to MTTINPAKISTNRLDLIAATLEHVLAELKSLQSLASLLRAEVADGWPPGEYDRSAQEFFRDRLKEGGHTVVGWYGWYAVRRGDTNRRSVLVGAAGYFGPPNEQGEVEIGLSVMPAWREQGFATEIVRALIENAFNDPRVNKIIAHTTPANVASCRLLEKCGFLYVGKDGPPGNILYELPRQRSQSQKA; encoded by the coding sequence ATGACCACAATTAACCCCGCAAAGATATCCACCAACCGCCTGGACCTGATAGCGGCCACGCTGGAACATGTGCTCGCCGAGCTTAAGTCTCTCCAATCGCTGGCGTCACTGCTTAGAGCTGAAGTCGCTGATGGCTGGCCGCCGGGTGAATATGACCGTAGCGCCCAGGAATTCTTCCGCGACCGACTCAAAGAAGGTGGCCACACGGTTGTCGGATGGTATGGCTGGTACGCGGTCAGGCGCGGTGACACCAATCGTCGTTCGGTTCTGGTCGGAGCCGCAGGATACTTTGGCCCCCCGAATGAGCAAGGTGAAGTTGAAATCGGCCTGTCGGTTATGCCCGCATGGCGGGAGCAGGGCTTCGCCACCGAAATAGTCCGTGCCTTAATCGAAAACGCCTTCAACGATCCCCGCGTAAACAAAATCATAGCCCACACTACACCGGCAAACGTGGCATCATGCAGATTGCTCGAGAAATGCGGATTTCTCTACGTTGGCAAAGATGGCCCGCCAGGTAATATTCTCTATGAGCTACCGCGTCAGCGGTCACAGTCACAAAAGGCTTGA
- a CDS encoding dihydroorotase produces MASKKYDMVIKGGRVIDPALGFGKDAYVFIKDGKISKIATPTAAVEKEIKSLDADQIVDATDKLVVPGLIDIHVHLREPGREAAETIESGCRAAAAGGFTAVCCMPNTTPCIDNQETVKFVQDRAKDADARVYVVGAVTKNIEGKELSEIGDLVKIGAVAISDDGKYPQNPEIMRRGLEYARMFDIPVMQHAEDQYLSAGAVMNESYQSTRLGLKGSPPVAEEIAVLRDIALCRFTGARLHIQHVSTRQAVAAIRAAKKEGVRVTAEATPHHMVLTDDEIGKEFNTNLRVNPPIRTASDRDAVIEGLVDGTIDCIASDHAPHQDEDKDCEFDLAPAGMIGLETTLALVKTYLIDKGYLAWADAIRKMTANPARILGLPGGTLEEGSPADITIIDPDKKWTVKADKFFSKSKNSPFIGWKLSGQAYMTILGGRIVFKQ; encoded by the coding sequence ATGGCGAGCAAAAAATACGATATGGTAATAAAAGGCGGGCGGGTCATAGATCCGGCTCTTGGCTTTGGGAAAGATGCCTACGTTTTTATCAAGGACGGCAAGATCAGCAAGATCGCGACGCCCACGGCGGCCGTGGAGAAAGAGATTAAGAGCCTCGACGCCGATCAGATTGTTGACGCCACCGACAAGCTGGTAGTGCCCGGACTGATAGATATCCATGTTCACCTTCGCGAGCCGGGTAGAGAAGCGGCTGAGACAATCGAGTCCGGTTGTCGGGCGGCGGCTGCCGGTGGCTTCACAGCGGTGTGCTGTATGCCGAACACGACACCGTGTATCGACAATCAGGAGACGGTGAAGTTCGTTCAGGATAGGGCCAAGGATGCCGACGCGCGCGTCTATGTCGTGGGAGCCGTGACGAAAAATATCGAAGGGAAAGAGCTTTCGGAGATCGGCGACCTGGTGAAAATCGGCGCGGTGGCTATCAGCGATGACGGCAAGTATCCGCAAAACCCGGAGATAATGCGCCGTGGTCTCGAGTATGCGCGGATGTTCGATATTCCCGTGATGCAGCACGCTGAAGATCAGTATCTCAGCGCCGGGGCGGTGATGAATGAGTCGTATCAATCTACCAGGCTCGGACTGAAGGGTTCGCCGCCGGTGGCGGAAGAGATCGCGGTGCTTCGCGATATAGCCCTCTGCCGGTTCACCGGCGCGCGGCTTCACATACAGCATGTTTCCACCCGTCAGGCGGTGGCGGCCATCAGGGCGGCCAAAAAAGAAGGCGTGAGAGTTACCGCCGAGGCCACGCCGCACCACATGGTGCTCACCGATGACGAGATCGGCAAAGAGTTCAACACCAACCTCAGAGTGAATCCGCCGATAAGGACAGCATCGGACAGAGATGCGGTTATCGAGGGGTTGGTGGATGGTACGATTGACTGTATCGCTTCGGATCACGCCCCGCACCAGGATGAGGACAAGGATTGCGAGTTCGATCTCGCCCCGGCGGGGATGATCGGGCTTGAGACGACGCTTGCTCTCGTTAAGACATACCTGATTGATAAGGGCTATCTAGCCTGGGCCGATGCCATTCGCAAGATGACAGCCAATCCGGCGAGAATCCTGGGGCTGCCGGGAGGAACGCTCGAGGAAGGTTCACCGGCGGATATCACGATAATCGATCCCGATAAGAAGTGGACGGTTAAGGCGGACAAGTTCTTTTCGAAATCGAAGAACTCGCCTTTTATCGGGTGGAAGCTTTCGGGTCAGGCTTATATGACTATTCTGGGCGGGCGGATAGTCTTTAAGCAATAG
- the pyrR gene encoding bifunctional pyr operon transcriptional regulator/uracil phosphoribosyltransferase PyrR: MSGKTDVILNEKKVSRALTRIAHEILEQNPDAKSLVVIGVITRGAYLAKRIAKIIEELEGVTVPVGLMDIGLYRDDVHSKLDQPVVERTEILFDVVNRNVILVDDVLFTGRTVRAALDQIVDFGRPKTIQLAVLIDRGHRELPIKADYVGVNIPTAKEDQVILHIMEKDGIDEVLIEQGPRKSSAGKTARKGQSGGAKGGKK; encoded by the coding sequence TTGTCCGGGAAGACAGATGTAATCCTCAATGAAAAGAAGGTCAGCCGTGCCCTGACACGGATCGCGCACGAGATTCTCGAACAGAATCCGGACGCGAAATCGCTGGTGGTTATAGGGGTAATCACGCGCGGGGCCTATCTCGCCAAGAGAATAGCGAAGATCATTGAGGAACTCGAGGGGGTAACGGTTCCGGTGGGTTTGATGGATATCGGGTTGTATCGCGATGATGTTCATTCCAAGCTGGACCAACCGGTGGTGGAGCGGACGGAGATTTTATTCGATGTAGTCAATCGCAACGTGATTCTGGTGGATGATGTTTTATTCACCGGGCGAACAGTGCGGGCGGCGCTGGATCAGATAGTGGATTTTGGTCGGCCAAAAACGATTCAACTGGCGGTTTTGATCGACCGGGGTCACCGGGAGTTGCCGATCAAGGCCGACTATGTGGGTGTGAATATCCCCACGGCGAAAGAGGATCAGGTGATTCTCCATATCATGGAGAAAGACGGCATCGACGAGGTGTTGATTGAGCAGGGGCCGCGGAAAAGTTCAGCGGGAAAGACCGCCAGGAAAGGACAATCCGGCGGCGCGAAAGGAGGTAAGAAATGA
- a CDS encoding multiheme c-type cytochrome, translating to MLRIIFTAGAVLLAAVSVSSQTCVECHNTITPNIVIDWQLSKHSQNDVLCSTCHGDGHMSTDDVSKVEIPTAQICGNCHDTQFTQFSKGKHALAWAAMKAMPTTHALPMALIDGMKGCGGCHKQGLKSVEEIQALKAQGSVFGHASCDACHTRHTFSVKEAREPQACQTCHMGFDHPQWEMYSSSKHGVRYLLKQAGVLPETAAAPTCQTCHMSEGNHEVRTPWGFLAVRLPLPEDEQWKADQITILQALGVLDMEGNPTGRLDVVKAADVARLTQESFDVERAKLLKVCSDCHSENFAKAELSKGDDMIREIDHLLAEAIRVIAGLYADGTLAKPGSYAYPFPDLLTFHDAPTPIEQRLFEMHLKHRMRAFQGTFHANPDYALWYGWSEMVRDLAEIKEKAAEMRFMHGK from the coding sequence ATGCTGAGGATTATCTTCACAGCAGGCGCTGTGCTGCTGGCAGCAGTGTCGGTATCGTCTCAGACCTGCGTTGAATGTCACAACACTATCACACCGAACATCGTCATCGACTGGCAACTGAGCAAGCACAGCCAGAACGATGTCCTGTGTTCGACCTGCCACGGTGATGGTCACATGTCTACTGACGATGTGAGCAAGGTGGAAATCCCCACGGCGCAAATCTGCGGCAATTGTCACGACACACAATTTACCCAGTTCTCCAAAGGCAAACATGCGCTGGCATGGGCAGCCATGAAAGCCATGCCAACCACCCATGCCCTGCCGATGGCGCTCATCGATGGCATGAAAGGATGCGGCGGCTGCCATAAACAAGGCCTGAAATCAGTCGAAGAAATTCAGGCCCTCAAGGCCCAGGGTTCTGTCTTTGGCCATGCCTCATGCGATGCCTGTCACACCAGGCACACCTTCTCGGTCAAAGAAGCCCGCGAACCACAGGCCTGCCAGACCTGCCACATGGGTTTCGACCACCCGCAATGGGAAATGTATTCATCGTCGAAACACGGTGTCCGCTACCTTCTCAAACAAGCCGGGGTACTTCCTGAAACCGCTGCGGCTCCAACCTGCCAGACCTGTCACATGAGCGAAGGTAACCACGAGGTCCGCACGCCTTGGGGCTTTCTCGCCGTACGCCTGCCGCTCCCCGAGGACGAACAGTGGAAAGCCGATCAGATCACAATTCTTCAGGCGCTCGGTGTGCTCGATATGGAAGGCAATCCTACGGGAAGGCTTGATGTGGTAAAAGCGGCTGATGTCGCCCGGTTGACACAGGAGTCGTTCGATGTCGAACGGGCCAAACTTCTAAAGGTCTGCAGTGATTGTCATTCTGAGAATTTCGCCAAAGCCGAGCTTTCCAAAGGCGATGACATGATTCGCGAAATTGATCATCTTTTGGCCGAGGCAATCCGCGTCATTGCCGGACTCTATGCCGATGGAACACTCGCCAAACCCGGGTCCTACGCCTACCCCTTCCCTGATTTGCTGACGTTCCACGACGCCCCGACACCGATCGAACAGCGTCTGTTCGAAATGCACCTCAAACATCGTATGCGGGCTTTCCAGGGAACGTTTCACGCCAACCCGGATTACGCCTTATGGTATGGATGGAGCGAAATGGTGCGCGACCTTGCGGAAATCAAAGAAAAAGCCGCCGAAATGCGCTTCATGCACGGGAAGTGA